One part of the Halobacteriovorax vibrionivorans genome encodes these proteins:
- the rpsP gene encoding 30S ribosomal protein S16 — translation MLTIRLQRGGRTHMPIYTIVAADSRNARDGKFSEKLGQYNPQLKEGNLIDVKAERISELLGKGATISDTVRTLLKKNEITLN, via the coding sequence ATGTTAACAATTAGATTACAACGCGGTGGTAGAACTCACATGCCTATTTACACAATCGTTGCTGCAGACTCAAGAAATGCAAGAGACGGTAAATTTAGTGAAAAACTAGGTCAATACAATCCACAACTTAAAGAAGGTAACCTTATCGATGTTAAAGCTGAGAGAATTTCTGAGCTACTAGGTAAAGGTGCTACAATTTCTGACACTGTTAGAACACTTCTAAAGAAAAACGAAATTACTCTTAACTAA
- a CDS encoding response regulator, translating to MERIMNSKRILLVDDQVEILELLQDALISEGYEVDACAGAKEALNALGSNHYSHIISDYQMPEVNGMEFASQARGFLKENMPSFILATGDCTINDDSIKGMGVSGILPKPFTLKQVISVIQE from the coding sequence GTGGAAAGAATTATGAATTCAAAGCGTATTTTACTTGTGGATGATCAGGTTGAGATATTGGAGCTTCTTCAAGATGCACTAATTTCTGAGGGCTATGAAGTTGACGCTTGTGCTGGTGCTAAAGAAGCATTAAACGCTTTAGGAAGTAATCATTATTCTCATATTATTTCAGATTATCAAATGCCTGAGGTGAATGGAATGGAGTTTGCTAGTCAGGCCAGAGGCTTTCTTAAAGAGAATATGCCTTCGTTTATTTTGGCCACTGGTGATTGCACAATAAATGATGATTCTATTAAAGGTATGGGTGTTTCTGGAATTCTTCCAAAGCCTTTTACTCTTAAACAAGTTATTTCAGTGATCCAAGAATAG
- a CDS encoding TatD family hydrolase: MTSKESQSAKFIDLHGHHSSSKSEDRDFLYIYSYSPKINDLPEEGQFFSAGVHPWEIEDARTSFEEVKRLCGDSNCLMVGEAGLDRSIVDDSDLRQQEEVFKWHIQLANELKKPLIIHNVKCLSEIFRLHKQFPNHSNWVLHDFNGSLSDIQECQKRSIAMSLGPRFYESQTARIAHTISDHKIDLNLIFFETDERGDINIQTIYEKFAQKQEIEIDDLKDRIWQNLKALLGTNLTS, encoded by the coding sequence ATGACAAGCAAAGAATCCCAGAGTGCAAAATTTATCGACCTCCACGGCCATCACAGCTCTTCTAAAAGCGAAGATAGAGACTTCTTATATATTTATTCCTACTCTCCCAAAATCAATGACTTACCTGAAGAGGGCCAATTCTTTTCCGCAGGAGTACACCCATGGGAGATTGAAGATGCAAGAACAAGCTTTGAAGAGGTAAAGAGATTATGTGGTGATAGTAATTGTCTAATGGTTGGAGAAGCAGGACTTGATCGCTCAATCGTGGATGATAGTGACCTAAGGCAACAAGAAGAAGTCTTTAAGTGGCATATTCAGCTAGCAAATGAGCTTAAAAAACCACTTATCATTCATAATGTGAAATGCCTGTCCGAAATTTTTCGCCTCCACAAGCAATTCCCAAATCACTCGAATTGGGTCTTACACGACTTTAATGGAAGTCTTAGCGATATCCAAGAATGCCAAAAAAGAAGCATTGCCATGAGCCTTGGGCCACGCTTTTATGAATCTCAAACCGCAAGGATTGCTCATACAATCTCTGATCACAAAATTGATTTGAATCTTATTTTCTTTGAGACAGATGAGCGAGGTGATATTAATATCCAAACAATCTATGAAAAGTTTGCTCAAAAACAAGAAATAGAGATTGATGATTTAAAGGATAGAATTTGGCAAAACCTGAAGGCCCTTCTTGGCACAAATTTAACGAGCTAG
- the mgtE gene encoding magnesium transporter, with protein sequence MTNEFHSEIEKTMQFTKIGIALKDWPSLSESQRLEIFNSLSEEEASDFFDSLDSNYQADLFEQFDRDLKRRWANDLAYDDLADILQLLEPEQVEETLSLLAKHARIEVMALMAYAEDVAGGLMNSNYIRLRANMYVEEAIRYIRTQTLSNVETIYYTYVIDATQKLLGVVSLRELFGARDGQKVSDLMTSGDDLIAIPDNMDQEEIGRVFSRFEQVVLPVIDDEFRMKGIITIDDIIKAVEEETTEDMQKIAAVESLDAPYLEVGFFEMTKKRLGWLVILFIGQMLTATAMTHFEAAIAHTVALVTFIPLIISSGGNSGAQASTLVIRALALGEVKNSDSLRVFFRELGSGLFMGFILGIFGFMRIYFWPHANEAYGVNFAQISLIVGCSIICIVMWGTLVGSMLPFLLKKLRFDPATASTPFVATICDVTGIIIYFSIAHALL encoded by the coding sequence ATGACAAACGAATTTCATTCTGAAATTGAAAAGACAATGCAATTTACTAAAATTGGTATTGCCTTAAAAGACTGGCCGTCTCTTTCGGAGTCGCAGCGTCTTGAGATTTTTAATAGTTTGTCAGAAGAAGAGGCAAGTGACTTCTTTGATTCACTAGATTCGAATTACCAAGCTGACTTATTTGAACAATTTGATCGTGACCTGAAAAGAAGATGGGCCAATGACCTGGCCTATGATGATCTTGCAGATATTCTCCAGCTTCTTGAACCTGAACAAGTTGAAGAAACATTAAGCTTATTAGCAAAACACGCTCGTATCGAAGTCATGGCCCTTATGGCCTACGCAGAAGATGTGGCCGGTGGTTTAATGAATTCGAATTATATTCGACTTCGCGCCAATATGTATGTTGAAGAGGCCATTCGCTATATTCGAACTCAAACTTTAAGTAATGTTGAAACAATTTATTATACTTATGTAATCGATGCCACTCAAAAGCTTCTAGGTGTTGTTTCCCTTCGTGAACTCTTTGGTGCACGAGATGGTCAAAAGGTATCAGATCTGATGACTAGTGGAGATGACCTCATTGCTATTCCTGATAATATGGACCAGGAAGAAATTGGACGCGTCTTCAGTCGTTTTGAACAAGTTGTTCTTCCGGTTATTGATGATGAGTTCAGAATGAAAGGTATCATTACAATTGATGATATTATCAAGGCCGTTGAAGAAGAGACCACGGAAGATATGCAAAAAATTGCGGCCGTCGAATCTCTTGATGCTCCTTATCTTGAAGTAGGCTTCTTTGAGATGACAAAAAAGCGTCTCGGTTGGCTTGTTATACTCTTTATCGGACAAATGTTAACTGCGACGGCCATGACTCATTTTGAAGCGGCCATTGCTCACACAGTAGCATTAGTGACTTTTATTCCTCTTATTATCTCATCTGGTGGGAATTCAGGTGCTCAAGCTTCGACTCTCGTTATTCGTGCGCTTGCCCTAGGTGAAGTTAAAAATAGTGACTCTCTTCGCGTCTTCTTTCGCGAATTAGGCTCAGGTCTTTTTATGGGATTTATTCTTGGAATCTTTGGATTCATGAGAATTTACTTTTGGCCTCATGCTAATGAAGCATACGGTGTGAACTTTGCTCAGATATCTTTAATTGTTGGATGTAGTATTATTTGTATCGTAATGTGGGGGACACTTGTTGGCTCAATGCTGCCATTTCTCTTAAAAAAGTTACGCTTTGACCCTGCTACAGCTTCAACTCCCTTTGTTGCAACGATTTGTGACGTCACGGGGATCATTATTTATTTTTCAATTGCTCACGCACTCTTATAG
- a CDS encoding tRNA dihydrouridine synthase, with product MAKPEGPSWHKFNELVQLKALLAPMVGLSHVALRDALRPYFPEDTPTLWTTEMLNSRRIPGQRLGETPETLKSQQDINLYPQILCNEERYIQDSIPKLEEWGAKAIDINMGCPVKKALKHNYGVSLMGDIKYASQVVSCVKKYATVPVSVKLRAGLQSDKGFLLEFCHALKEGGADWLILHPRLAEQKRKGSADWSQIRLLQESIDIPIIGNGDIQEAQDITRMLEETGCQAAMLGRALTAKPWIITQYAYESGHQLNEYQEAIINKDPSAHAVLYGEFVKSYIEACFRYYDFKDALKRIRFFLKVGHVWLNFGHSFSKKLFKLETLQEYKEAIDQFMSNSSLKMSARTNLRY from the coding sequence TTGGCAAAACCTGAAGGCCCTTCTTGGCACAAATTTAACGAGCTAGTCCAACTTAAGGCCCTCCTGGCCCCAATGGTTGGACTCTCACATGTGGCCCTAAGAGATGCCCTACGTCCCTACTTTCCAGAGGATACACCAACACTTTGGACAACAGAGATGCTAAATTCGCGTCGAATTCCAGGCCAAAGGCTTGGGGAAACACCAGAGACCCTAAAGTCACAACAAGATATAAATCTCTATCCCCAAATTCTATGTAACGAAGAAAGATATATTCAAGATTCAATTCCAAAGCTAGAAGAATGGGGAGCAAAAGCAATTGATATAAATATGGGTTGCCCAGTAAAAAAAGCCTTAAAACATAATTATGGGGTCTCATTAATGGGTGATATAAAATATGCCTCCCAAGTTGTTTCTTGTGTAAAGAAATATGCCACTGTTCCAGTATCAGTGAAGCTAAGGGCCGGACTTCAATCAGATAAGGGCTTCTTACTTGAATTCTGCCATGCTCTTAAGGAAGGTGGAGCAGATTGGCTTATCCTCCACCCTCGCCTAGCAGAGCAAAAAAGAAAAGGAAGTGCAGATTGGTCACAAATTAGGCTTCTTCAAGAAAGTATCGATATACCAATTATTGGCAATGGCGATATTCAAGAAGCTCAAGATATCACTCGCATGCTTGAAGAAACTGGCTGCCAAGCCGCTATGCTTGGAAGGGCCTTAACAGCAAAACCTTGGATTATTACACAATATGCTTACGAAAGTGGACATCAGCTAAATGAATACCAAGAAGCAATAATAAATAAAGATCCAAGTGCCCACGCTGTCTTATATGGAGAATTTGTGAAGTCCTATATTGAAGCTTGTTTTCGTTATTACGATTTTAAAGATGCTTTAAAGAGAATACGCTTCTTTCTAAAAGTGGGACACGTCTGGCTTAATTTTGGGCATAGCTTTTCAAAGAAGCTCTTTAAACTTGAGACGCTACAAGAGTACAAAGAGGCCATTGACCAATTCATGTCAAACTCTTCTCTTAAAATGTCAGCTCGAACAAATCTTAGATATTAA
- a CDS encoding MerC domain-containing protein has protein sequence MDNDMEETKVTNLNESADRAGLIVSVLCCLHCMAIPLLVMFTPSVASIFENPLIHSLSIFIVVPVGLYAFVKNLKVHSDKRPLIIGVLGMAAILFGHFKHLFLLAEHAGHAHHVHTIGPVEIVASIIGGLALIAAHMLNIKLCRCHHCDH, from the coding sequence ATGGATAATGATATGGAAGAAACAAAAGTAACAAATTTGAACGAATCTGCGGATCGCGCGGGACTTATCGTTTCTGTCCTATGTTGCCTACATTGTATGGCAATCCCTTTATTGGTGATGTTTACGCCTTCAGTGGCAAGTATCTTTGAAAATCCATTAATTCATAGTCTTTCTATCTTCATCGTGGTTCCTGTTGGCCTCTACGCTTTTGTTAAGAATCTTAAGGTTCACTCGGATAAGAGACCTCTTATTATTGGTGTTCTTGGTATGGCGGCCATTTTATTTGGGCATTTTAAGCATCTCTTTCTACTTGCAGAACACGCAGGACATGCACACCATGTTCATACTATCGGTCCAGTTGAAATCGTTGCTTCTATCATTGGTGGACTTGCATTGATTGCTGCCCATATGCTTAATATTAAGCTTTGTCGCTGTCATCACTGCGATCACTAA
- a CDS encoding MBL fold metallo-hydrolase: MLVHSIFDKVTNTMTYIIYSSVSKTAIVVDPVLNFDYASGSVSSEDIHQIDLFLKENELSLKYIFETHVHADHLSGASKLKSLYPTAQVVIHKNIKLVQGVFNAVFSSNVKEDGSQFDILTQEGESFDVCSDINVKIIETPGHTPACMSLYVNEKALFVGDAIFMPDMGTGRCDFPKGSADKLYNSIQKIYALDDECEIYVGHDYGPGGREIKYKTTVGEQKRSNIQCKSSTSKEEFLEFRTNRDAQLNEPRLIIPSIQYNMNGGEFIFTEADGGPYIKVPLKFK; this comes from the coding sequence ATGTTGGTTCATTCTATCTTTGATAAGGTCACTAATACAATGACATATATCATTTATTCATCGGTCTCAAAAACGGCCATTGTTGTTGACCCCGTTCTGAACTTCGATTACGCAAGTGGTAGCGTTTCAAGTGAAGATATCCATCAAATAGATTTATTTCTAAAAGAAAATGAATTGAGTTTAAAGTATATCTTTGAAACTCATGTTCACGCCGATCATTTGTCAGGAGCATCTAAACTAAAATCGCTTTATCCCACTGCGCAAGTTGTTATTCATAAGAATATTAAGTTGGTTCAGGGTGTATTTAATGCTGTCTTTTCATCAAATGTTAAAGAGGATGGTTCGCAATTTGATATTCTTACACAAGAAGGTGAGAGTTTTGATGTTTGTAGCGATATTAATGTGAAAATTATTGAGACTCCAGGCCATACACCTGCGTGTATGAGTCTTTATGTAAATGAGAAGGCCCTTTTTGTAGGTGATGCGATATTTATGCCTGATATGGGTACCGGACGTTGTGACTTTCCAAAGGGAAGTGCAGATAAGCTATACAATTCAATTCAAAAGATTTACGCACTTGATGATGAATGTGAGATTTATGTTGGCCATGATTATGGACCTGGTGGGCGTGAGATAAAATATAAAACAACAGTAGGTGAGCAAAAGCGTAGTAATATCCAATGTAAAAGCTCGACTTCTAAGGAAGAGTTCTTAGAGTTTCGTACTAATCGAGATGCGCAACTTAATGAGCCAAGATTAATTATACCTAGTATCCAATATAATATGAATGGCGGAGAGTTTATATTTACTGAAGCTGATGGTGGCCCTTATATCAAAGTTCCTTTAAAGTTTAAGTAG
- a CDS encoding succinate dehydrogenase cytochrome b subunit → MSALRFYLTNSIAKKQVMGVTGLLLCGFLFSHMLGNFLLIAGKDAFNQYAYTLTSNPLIYLAEAVLLVIFLSHIFMALKLTIENKAARPVKYYMKQPTGRGSTFASSTMPYTGMLILFFLVMHLINFKYGDVYMTTLNGMEVRDLYKTVIDYFASPLNVGIYVLFMITIGIHVSHGFWSAFQSIGFNHPKYMPAIQFISKLYAVILTVGYSTIAIWCHVKGGM, encoded by the coding sequence ATGTCAGCATTACGCTTTTATTTGACGAACTCCATTGCTAAGAAACAGGTAATGGGAGTGACGGGACTACTTCTATGTGGATTCCTTTTTTCACACATGTTAGGAAACTTTTTATTAATCGCAGGTAAGGATGCATTCAATCAGTATGCATACACCCTTACTTCTAACCCGCTAATCTACTTAGCAGAAGCAGTTCTTTTAGTGATCTTCTTATCTCACATCTTTATGGCGCTTAAGCTTACGATTGAGAATAAGGCAGCTCGCCCAGTTAAGTACTACATGAAGCAACCGACAGGAAGAGGTTCGACATTTGCATCATCAACTATGCCTTACACAGGTATGTTGATTCTTTTCTTCCTTGTTATGCACTTAATTAACTTTAAGTACGGTGATGTTTACATGACAACACTTAATGGAATGGAAGTTCGTGATCTTTACAAGACTGTTATTGATTATTTCGCTTCACCACTGAATGTTGGAATCTATGTACTATTTATGATTACAATTGGGATTCACGTATCTCACGGATTCTGGTCAGCATTTCAATCAATTGGCTTTAACCACCCTAAGTATATGCCAGCAATTCAATTCATTTCTAAGCTTTATGCTGTGATCTTAACTGTTGGTTACTCGACTATCGCTATTTGGTGTCACGTTAAGGGAGGAATGTAA
- a CDS encoding KH domain-containing protein, producing MSELKDLIDTVSRALVDMPEQVEVNEIVGEQTTVIELKVDKTDLGKVIGKQGKTARALRTILNAASTKLKKRSVLEIIE from the coding sequence ATGAGTGAGTTAAAAGATTTAATCGACACAGTTAGTCGCGCACTAGTTGATATGCCAGAGCAAGTAGAAGTAAATGAAATTGTTGGTGAGCAGACAACAGTTATCGAATTAAAAGTTGATAAGACTGACCTTGGTAAAGTTATCGGTAAGCAAGGTAAAACAGCTCGTGCACTAAGAACAATTCTTAATGCTGCATCAACAAAATTGAAAAAAAGATCTGTTTTAGAAATTATAGAATAA